The following are encoded in a window of Nakamurella sp. A5-74 genomic DNA:
- a CDS encoding DUF1731 domain-containing protein, translating into MTDEQRTAVVAGASGFLGPKVVAALRADGYRVLTIGRAGADASWDAPAAVARVVDGSDLLVNLAGKSVGCRYTDANRDEILRSRVATTQALHDAVATAAAPPGLWLNSSTGTIYRYAMDRPQDETRGELGTGFSVDVARNWEATLFAGELPGTRRVALRMAIVIGDGPATTMLKRAAKLGAGGPNFDGWCPPHRRYRGIGPDPSGDGGVPQHRSHGRQRFSWIHVDDVIAAMRFIRDHDELQGPINLATATPSDNRTLMAAVRRRVRMPFGLPTLRWMLEIGMLLLRNESELVLKSRWVQPQRLLDAGFEFTHTDLDEALRV; encoded by the coding sequence ATGACGGACGAGCAGCGGACCGCGGTGGTGGCGGGAGCCTCTGGCTTCCTCGGACCGAAGGTGGTGGCCGCACTTCGGGCGGACGGCTACCGGGTGCTGACGATCGGCCGAGCCGGCGCCGACGCCAGCTGGGACGCCCCGGCTGCAGTGGCACGCGTGGTGGACGGTAGCGACCTGCTGGTGAACCTGGCGGGCAAGAGCGTCGGGTGCCGGTACACCGACGCCAACCGCGACGAGATCCTGCGGTCCCGGGTCGCCACCACCCAGGCTCTGCACGACGCCGTGGCAACCGCAGCCGCACCGCCTGGGCTGTGGCTCAACTCGAGCACCGGCACCATCTACCGGTACGCGATGGACCGTCCCCAGGACGAGACGAGGGGGGAGCTCGGGACCGGGTTCTCCGTCGACGTGGCCCGGAACTGGGAGGCAACCCTGTTCGCAGGAGAGCTTCCCGGCACCCGGCGGGTGGCGCTGCGGATGGCGATCGTGATCGGTGACGGTCCGGCGACCACCATGCTCAAGCGCGCGGCGAAGCTCGGCGCCGGCGGACCCAACTTCGACGGCTGGTGCCCGCCGCATCGACGCTACCGAGGCATCGGACCGGACCCGAGCGGCGACGGTGGGGTGCCGCAGCACCGTTCCCACGGACGGCAGCGGTTCAGCTGGATCCATGTCGACGACGTCATCGCGGCGATGCGATTCATCCGAGACCACGACGAGCTGCAGGGGCCGATCAACCTCGCCACAGCGACCCCCAGTGACAACCGCACGTTGATGGCTGCGGTCAGACGAAGGGTACGGATGCCGTTCGGCCTGCCGACCCTGCGCTGGATGCTGGAGATCGGGATGCTGCTGCTGCGCAACGAGTCCGAGCTGGTGCTCAAGAGCCGCTGGGTGCAACCGCAGCGGCTGCTGGACGCCGGCTTCGAGTTCACCCACACCGACCTGGACGAAGCCCTGCGCGTCTGA
- the mctP gene encoding monocarboxylate uptake permease MctP, whose translation MSNIHWVELIVFTVLFLGVAGMGFWAANWKKGDTMDHLDEWGLGGRKFGAWITWFLVGGDLYTAYTFVAVPALMFGAGALGMYALPYTVVLYPIVFLPVLRLWSVSRMHGYVTPADFVRGRYTNRTLALLIAVTGIVATMPYIALQLVGLEAVLRTMGINASGIAGHLPLFIAFLVLALYTFRSGLRAPALIAFVKDILIYIVIIVAVVYLPSKLGGWGSIFEAADAKLSKVNEKTGAPAGSTLLTGNNQLQYATLALGSALALFLYPHSVTGILASKSRNTIKKNMIALPAYSFLLGLLALLGFIAIKAGVTPLTNAATNKADTNTVVPLLFDSQFSDWFAGIAYAAIGIGALVPAAIMSIAAANLWTRNIYKEYIRKDASPQAEAKQAKWASLVVKLGAVAFILFIDPQFSIDLQLIGGVMILQTLPAVAIALYTRWFHSWALVAGWVVGMGWGMLLLYGIGNKATGKQHFAGSALPLGKLSIFGWHPFGTSTTQIYVGIVALAANLVVAVIVTFVLRALKTPEGADETKGIDYHADDGDADLKEIAAH comes from the coding sequence ATGAGCAACATCCACTGGGTGGAGCTGATCGTCTTCACCGTGCTGTTCCTCGGCGTCGCCGGGATGGGGTTCTGGGCCGCCAACTGGAAAAAGGGCGACACCATGGACCACTTGGACGAATGGGGGTTGGGTGGCCGGAAGTTCGGCGCCTGGATCACCTGGTTCCTCGTGGGTGGCGACCTGTACACCGCGTACACCTTCGTGGCGGTGCCTGCGCTGATGTTCGGTGCCGGCGCGCTCGGCATGTACGCGCTGCCGTACACGGTCGTGCTCTACCCGATCGTCTTCCTGCCGGTGCTGCGGTTGTGGTCGGTGTCGCGGATGCACGGCTACGTCACGCCCGCCGATTTCGTCCGCGGCCGCTACACCAACCGCACCCTGGCGCTGCTGATCGCCGTCACCGGCATCGTCGCGACCATGCCTTACATCGCCTTGCAGTTGGTCGGCCTCGAAGCCGTGCTGCGGACGATGGGCATCAACGCGAGTGGGATCGCCGGCCACCTGCCGCTGTTCATCGCGTTCCTGGTCCTCGCGTTGTACACGTTCAGGTCGGGCCTGCGTGCCCCTGCGTTGATCGCGTTCGTCAAGGACATCCTGATCTACATCGTGATCATCGTCGCGGTGGTCTACCTGCCTTCGAAGTTGGGCGGCTGGGGCAGCATCTTCGAGGCCGCTGACGCGAAGCTCAGCAAGGTCAACGAGAAGACCGGGGCTCCCGCCGGGAGCACCCTGCTGACCGGCAACAACCAGTTGCAGTACGCCACCCTGGCCCTCGGGTCCGCGCTGGCGCTGTTCCTGTACCCGCACTCGGTCACCGGCATCCTGGCCTCCAAGAGCCGCAACACGATCAAGAAGAACATGATCGCGCTGCCGGCCTACTCGTTCCTGCTCGGACTGCTGGCGCTGCTCGGTTTCATCGCCATCAAGGCCGGAGTCACCCCGCTGACCAACGCCGCCACCAACAAGGCGGACACGAACACCGTGGTGCCGCTGTTGTTCGACAGCCAGTTCTCGGACTGGTTCGCCGGGATCGCGTATGCCGCAATCGGCATCGGTGCTCTGGTGCCGGCTGCGATCATGTCGATCGCCGCCGCGAACCTGTGGACCCGCAACATCTACAAGGAGTACATCCGCAAGGACGCCTCACCGCAGGCCGAGGCGAAGCAGGCCAAGTGGGCCTCGCTGGTGGTCAAGTTGGGCGCTGTCGCCTTCATCCTGTTCATCGATCCGCAGTTCTCGATCGATCTGCAGCTGATCGGCGGGGTGATGATCCTGCAGACCCTGCCGGCTGTCGCGATCGCGCTCTACACCCGCTGGTTCCACTCGTGGGCGCTGGTCGCCGGCTGGGTGGTCGGCATGGGCTGGGGGATGCTGCTGCTCTACGGCATCGGTAACAAGGCCACCGGCAAGCAGCACTTCGCCGGTTCAGCGTTGCCGCTGGGCAAGCTGTCGATCTTCGGCTGGCACCCGTTCGGCACCTCGACGACGCAGATCTACGTCGGCATCGTTGCGCTGGCCGCCAACCTGGTCGTCGCAGTGATCGTCACGTTCGTGTTGCGGGCTCTCAAGACCCCCGAGGGGGCTGACGAGACGAAGGGCATCGACTACCACGCTGATGACGGTGACGCGGATCTGAAGGAGATCGCCGCTCACTGA
- a CDS encoding alpha/beta fold hydrolase: MGYSVVRDFVVDDRDMRLQSSGVGKPVLLLHELAGSARTFLSLVEPLIATGREVVVLDLPGHGHSSAVPGSDLDGNAWAVAGALDEVTAEPMDIVGVDYGGFLALSIAALFPTRVRSLVVVEPLAPPAAGRAPSSIVPVSQRARGALTVLRQGRHGLGRMHSVLDQLRSADPIWWKGLANINCPTLLIDGGHGHAANLVDLDAMADTIPDAKRVSLTTGARPWASAPQLFADVVTSFLADVH; the protein is encoded by the coding sequence ATGGGGTACAGCGTTGTACGGGATTTCGTGGTCGACGACCGCGACATGCGCCTGCAGTCGAGCGGAGTCGGCAAGCCGGTGCTGCTGTTGCACGAGCTCGCCGGGTCCGCGCGGACGTTCCTGTCGCTGGTGGAGCCACTGATCGCCACCGGTCGAGAGGTCGTTGTGCTCGATCTCCCCGGCCACGGCCATTCGTCCGCGGTGCCCGGCTCGGATCTGGACGGCAACGCCTGGGCGGTCGCCGGTGCGCTGGACGAGGTGACGGCTGAGCCGATGGACATCGTCGGCGTCGACTACGGCGGTTTCCTGGCGCTGAGCATCGCTGCGCTGTTCCCGACCCGGGTGCGCTCGCTGGTCGTCGTCGAGCCCCTCGCTCCACCTGCTGCCGGGCGAGCGCCGAGCAGCATCGTGCCGGTGTCGCAACGAGCCCGCGGGGCATTGACCGTGCTCCGTCAGGGCCGGCACGGGCTCGGCCGCATGCACTCCGTCCTCGACCAGTTGCGCTCGGCCGACCCGATCTGGTGGAAGGGTCTGGCGAACATCAACTGTCCGACGCTGCTGATCGACGGCGGCCACGGCCACGCCGCCAACCTGGTCGACCTGGACGCGATGGCGGACACGATCCCCGACGCGAAGCGTGTCAGCCTGACCACCGGTGCCCGCCCCTGGGCCAGCGCCCCGCAGCTGTTCGCCGATGTGGTGACCAGCTTCCTCGCCGACGTCCACTGA
- a CDS encoding DUF3311 domain-containing protein translates to MRASWWNLLLLVPLLMLVTSIYNKRGPELFGLPFFYWFQFVFVFVGVACVAIVYAKTKHISRRTGGTEK, encoded by the coding sequence ATCCGGGCCTCCTGGTGGAACCTGCTGCTGCTGGTGCCGCTGCTGATGCTCGTCACCTCGATCTACAACAAGCGAGGACCCGAGCTGTTCGGACTGCCCTTCTTCTACTGGTTCCAGTTCGTGTTCGTCTTCGTCGGCGTCGCCTGCGTCGCGATCGTCTACGCCAAGACGAAGCACATCTCGCGCCGCACCGGGGGGACCGAGAAATGA